One Pseudomonas brassicacearum genomic region harbors:
- the mfd gene encoding transcription-repair coupling factor codes for MPVLRLPLLPAAAGKQHWGNLPGAALSLAIAEAASAAKRFTLLLTADSQSAERLEQELSFFAPDLPVLHFPDWETLPYDLFSPHQDIISQRIASLYRLPELSHGVLVVPITTALHRLAPTQFLLGSSLVLDIGQKLDVEQMRSRLEASGYRCVDTVYEHGEFAVRGALIDLFPMGSKLPYRIDLFDDEIETLRTFDPDNQRSIDKVQSIRLLPAKEFPLQKDAVTRFKARFRERFDVDFRRCPIFQDLSSGITPAGIEYYLPLFFEETSTLFDYLPQDTQVFSLPGIEQAAENFWNDVRNRYEERRVDPARPLLPPAELFLPVEDCFARLKSWPRVVASQQDVETGVGRERFPARALPDLAIEAKATQPLAALAGFLDAFPGRVLFTAESAGRREVLLELLERLKLRPKTVDSWPDFVASKDRLAITIAPLNDGLVLDDPALALVAESPLFGQRVMQRRRREKRADAANDAVIKNLTELREGAPVVHIDHGVGRYLGLATLEIDNQAAEFLTLEYAEGAKLYVPVANLHLIARYTGSDDALAPLHRLGSETWQKAKRKAAEQVRDVAAELLDIYARRAAREGYAFADPKADYETFSAGFPFEETVDQQTTIEAVRADMLAPKPMDRLVCGDVGFGKTEVAMRAAFIAVHGGKQVAILVPTTLLAQQHYNSFRDRFADWPVTVEVMSRFKSTKEVNAAVADLAEGKIDIVIGTHKLLQDDVKFKSLGLVIIDEEHRFGVRQKEQLKALRSEVDILTLTATPIPRTLNMAVSGMRDLSIIATPPARRLSVRTFVMEQNKSTIKEALLRELLRGGQVYYLHNDVKTIEKCAADLAELVPEARIGIGHGQMRERELEQVMSDFYHKRFNVLIASTIIETGIDVPSANTIIIERADKFGLAQLHQLRGRVGRSHHQAYAYLLTPPRQQITPDAEKRLEAIANTQDLGAGFVLATNDLEIRGAGELLGDGQSGQIQAVGFTLYMEMLERAVKSIRKGEQPNLDQPLGGGPEINLRVPALIPEDYLPDVHARLILYKRIASASDEEGLKDLQVEMIDRFGLLPEPTKNLVRTTLLKLKAEQLGIKKVDGGPNGGRIEFEAQTPVDPLVLIKLIQGQPKRYKFEGATMFKFMVPMERPEERFNTVEALFERLTPTTA; via the coding sequence CGCTGCAAAGCGTTTCACCCTGCTACTGACCGCCGACAGCCAAAGCGCTGAACGGCTGGAACAGGAGCTGAGTTTCTTCGCCCCGGACTTGCCCGTGCTGCATTTCCCGGACTGGGAAACCCTGCCCTACGATCTGTTTTCACCCCACCAGGACATCATTTCCCAGCGAATCGCCAGCCTTTATCGGCTGCCGGAGCTCAGTCATGGCGTTTTGGTAGTGCCGATCACCACGGCCCTACATCGCCTGGCTCCGACCCAATTTCTGCTCGGTAGCAGCCTGGTGCTGGACATCGGCCAGAAGCTCGATGTCGAGCAAATGCGCAGCCGCCTGGAAGCCAGTGGCTATCGCTGCGTCGACACGGTGTACGAGCATGGCGAGTTCGCCGTGCGCGGCGCCCTGATCGACCTGTTCCCGATGGGCAGCAAACTGCCTTATCGCATCGACCTGTTCGACGACGAAATCGAGACCCTGCGTACCTTCGACCCGGACAACCAGCGCTCCATCGACAAAGTACAGTCGATCCGCCTGTTGCCGGCCAAGGAATTCCCGCTGCAAAAAGACGCCGTGACCCGCTTCAAGGCGCGCTTTCGCGAGCGCTTCGATGTGGATTTCCGCCGCTGCCCGATCTTCCAGGACCTGAGCAGCGGGATTACCCCCGCGGGTATCGAGTACTACCTGCCGCTGTTTTTCGAAGAAACCTCCACCCTGTTCGATTACCTGCCCCAGGACACCCAGGTGTTTTCCCTGCCGGGCATCGAACAGGCGGCGGAAAATTTCTGGAACGACGTGCGCAATCGCTACGAAGAGCGTCGCGTCGATCCTGCCCGTCCTTTATTGCCACCCGCCGAGCTGTTCCTGCCGGTGGAAGACTGCTTTGCCCGCCTCAAGAGTTGGCCACGGGTGGTGGCGAGCCAGCAGGACGTGGAAACCGGCGTCGGCCGTGAGCGTTTTCCGGCCAGGGCACTGCCGGACCTGGCGATCGAAGCCAAGGCCACGCAACCCTTGGCGGCACTTGCCGGCTTCCTCGACGCGTTCCCCGGTCGTGTCCTGTTCACCGCCGAATCCGCCGGCCGTCGCGAAGTGCTGCTGGAGCTGCTCGAACGCCTGAAGCTGCGACCCAAGACAGTCGACAGCTGGCCGGACTTCGTCGCGAGCAAGGATCGACTGGCGATTACCATCGCGCCACTGAACGACGGCCTCGTCTTGGATGATCCGGCCCTTGCCCTGGTGGCGGAAAGCCCGCTGTTCGGCCAGCGCGTCATGCAGCGTCGCCGTCGCGAGAAACGTGCAGACGCCGCCAACGACGCAGTCATCAAAAACCTCACCGAGTTGCGCGAAGGCGCGCCAGTGGTGCACATCGACCACGGCGTGGGTCGCTACCTGGGCCTGGCGACCCTGGAAATCGACAATCAGGCCGCCGAGTTCCTGACCCTGGAATACGCCGAGGGCGCCAAGCTCTACGTGCCGGTGGCGAACCTGCACCTGATCGCCCGCTACACCGGCAGCGACGACGCCCTGGCCCCGCTGCATCGCCTGGGCTCGGAAACCTGGCAGAAAGCCAAGCGCAAGGCCGCCGAACAAGTGCGCGACGTCGCCGCCGAACTGCTGGACATCTATGCCCGCCGCGCCGCCCGCGAGGGTTACGCCTTCGCCGACCCGAAAGCCGACTACGAAACCTTCAGCGCCGGTTTCCCGTTCGAAGAAACCGTCGACCAGCAGACCACCATCGAAGCCGTGCGCGCCGACATGCTCGCGCCCAAGCCGATGGACCGACTGGTGTGCGGCGACGTGGGCTTCGGCAAGACCGAAGTGGCGATGCGCGCCGCGTTCATTGCCGTGCACGGTGGCAAGCAGGTCGCGATTCTTGTCCCGACCACCCTGCTCGCCCAGCAACACTACAATAGTTTCCGCGACCGCTTTGCCGACTGGCCGGTGACCGTGGAAGTGATGAGCCGCTTCAAGTCCACCAAGGAAGTGAACGCCGCCGTGGCCGACCTGGCCGAGGGCAAGATCGACATCGTCATCGGTACGCACAAGCTGCTGCAGGACGACGTGAAATTCAAGAGCCTGGGGCTGGTGATCATCGACGAAGAGCACCGCTTTGGCGTGCGCCAGAAAGAACAGCTCAAGGCCCTGCGCAGCGAAGTCGATATCCTGACCCTGACCGCCACGCCGATCCCGCGCACGCTGAACATGGCGGTGTCGGGCATGCGCGACCTGTCGATCATCGCCACGCCGCCGGCCCGGCGCCTGTCGGTGCGCACGTTCGTCATGGAGCAGAACAAAAGCACGATCAAGGAAGCCTTGTTGCGCGAGCTGCTGCGTGGCGGTCAGGTCTACTACCTGCACAACGACGTGAAGACCATCGAAAAATGCGCCGCCGACCTGGCCGAACTGGTGCCGGAGGCCCGCATTGGCATCGGCCACGGGCAGATGCGCGAACGTGAACTCGAACAGGTCATGAGCGACTTCTACCACAAGCGCTTCAACGTGTTGATTGCCTCGACCATCATCGAGACCGGCATCGACGTGCCGAGCGCCAACACCATCATCATCGAGCGTGCCGACAAGTTCGGCCTGGCCCAGTTGCACCAGTTGCGCGGCCGGGTCGGGCGCAGTCACCACCAAGCCTATGCCTACCTGTTGACGCCGCCGCGCCAGCAGATCACCCCGGATGCCGAGAAGCGCCTGGAGGCCATCGCCAATACCCAGGACCTCGGCGCCGGGTTCGTGCTGGCCACCAATGACCTGGAAATCCGTGGCGCCGGCGAATTGCTGGGCGACGGCCAGAGCGGCCAGATCCAGGCCGTCGGCTTCACCCTGTACATGGAAATGCTCGAACGGGCGGTCAAGTCAATCCGCAAGGGCGAACAACCGAACCTCGACCAGCCCCTGGGCGGCGGGCCGGAAATCAACCTGCGGGTACCTGCGCTGATCCCGGAAGACTATCTGCCGGATGTCCACGCGCGACTGATTCTCTACAAACGCATCGCCTCGGCCAGCGACGAAGAAGGCCTCAAGGACCTGCAAGTGGAAATGATCGACCGCTTCGGCCTGCTGCCGGAGCCGACCAAGAACCTGGTGCGCACGACGCTGCTCAAGCTCAAGGCCGAACAACTGGGCATCAAGAAAGTCGACGGCGGCCCCAACGGCGGTCGTATCGAGTTCGAGGCCCAGACCCCGGTCGATCCGCTGGTGCTGATCAAACTGATCCAGGGCCAGCCCAAACGCTACAAGTTCGAAGGTGCCACGATGTTCAAATTCATGGTGCCCATGGAACGCCCGGAAGAGCGTTTCAATACCGTAGAAGCGCTGTTCGAGCGCCTCACTCCGACCACTGCTTGA
- a CDS encoding CsiV family protein: MRLFRSLTLLMTLVAPLAFADDLYQVEMILVRQNAEPVIVSRAAPEDWDAGAHRLDADSQRTPALGGIVEKLNASGQYTVLMHKAWQQKLGEQGSKVAISDGTEQFGQFPIEGTLELKLGRFTDVDADFWINQIDTNGLVTSSERLKQQSHTKNGQLNFLDNGHLGLLIKLTSLTAPAPRQAPEVIPD, from the coding sequence ATGCGCCTGTTTCGCTCACTGACCTTGTTGATGACCCTGGTCGCTCCCCTGGCGTTTGCCGACGACCTGTATCAGGTTGAAATGATTCTGGTCCGGCAGAACGCGGAGCCGGTGATTGTCAGCCGTGCCGCGCCGGAGGACTGGGACGCCGGAGCGCATCGCCTGGACGCAGATAGCCAGCGCACGCCGGCGCTGGGCGGCATCGTGGAGAAACTCAATGCCAGCGGCCAGTACACCGTATTGATGCACAAGGCCTGGCAGCAAAAGCTGGGCGAACAGGGCAGCAAAGTCGCCATCAGCGACGGCACCGAACAGTTCGGTCAATTCCCTATCGAAGGCACCCTGGAACTGAAACTGGGGCGTTTCACCGATGTGGATGCCGACTTCTGGATCAACCAGATCGACACCAATGGCCTGGTGACGTCCAGCGAACGCCTTAAACAGCAGAGCCATACCAAGAATGGCCAGTTGAACTTCCTCGACAACGGCCATTTGGGCCTGCTGATCAAGCTCACCTCGCTGACCGCGCCCGCGCCACGGCAGGCGCCTGAAGTCATTCCGGACTGA